DNA sequence from the Xanthocytophaga agilis genome:
GGCAAGCCGCCTAGCCCGAGTGCAGCAGCCTCAGCATCTCTTTCTTTTTTTGATAATTTCAATTGTAAAGGATTGCGGTGGTATTTCCAGTCCAGAACACCTCCCGCAGTTGCAATGACACCAAAAATGCCAATGACCCAAAACTGCCACGGTAAAAACGGAAACGCTCCCTGAATATGCAGTATGCTATCGTTTCTGAACACAATCAGCAGTAATGCAAATAATACTGCAGGCATAAACAAAAGCACCAATGACAAATACGGTCTGATTTGCTTCCTATAATTCATCATTCACTTGTATAACACTTGCTAATTTCTGCCTCTAATATCTGATATTCCAGAGAATTTATGAGACAAAGCTTGGAATAAAATAGGCAATAAGTCTGGAGGGATTAATTTTACAACTAAAACTTTTGAAAAAACATCTATCTTAAAACACTCATATTGCAATAGAAAACAAATATTATTCTACTCACAAACCACATATGAAAATAAAACAAAAGAGCCCGACCTTGCGGACGGGCTATAACTTATAGATACATTTACTTAAAAGACTTATCCTTCTGGCGTAAAGGCAATACCCAGAGCAGCATATGTCTTGTTTTGTTTACGAAAAGCTTCAGGTAGCCATACCTTTACTTTATTTCCGCTACGCTCCCATTTTACTTTGGCACCACTTGCAAGTAATGTCATAGCAGAACCTTTTTTGGGAGCATTGCCAGTCCATTCAATGAAGGCAGGTACTTCTTTGCCTTCTGGTAGTTGAGCCAGAGCATATAATATATTTCCAGTTTTTGCTTTGGTAAAATACACGTCACCATCTTTGAACGTATCGGTAGTACGGGTATTGTAAATAGCCTGTCCGTTTTTATCGAGCCACTTTCCGATTTCTGCCAGTCGCTGCACAGCCTCTTCGGTAAGCGTACCATCGGGCTGAGGACCAACGCCCAACAGAAGACTCCCTCCTTTGGCAACAATCTCAATCAGAGAATGTACTACCTTCGTTGCAGACTTCAGTTGATCGTTTGGTACATATCCCCAGGCATTACCCAGTGTCATACAGCTCTCCCATGGGTTGTTCAGCTTGTGATCCGGAATGCGCTGCTCAGGTGTCTGATAGTTCTCATAAGGGCCATGTACGGTACGGTCTACAATTAGTAAACCAGGTTGCGCCTGACGCGCCATACTGGCAATACGAGGCATATCAATATCCTGACTCCATGCTGGAATAGATGCACCCCAGGCACGTACTTCGTCATTTACAGTCTCTAGTGGACGTACCCAACCGCCATCTAACCATAGAATATCCATCTTTCCATAGTCATGCATCAGTTCACTGATCTGGTTGTAGGTATACTGCTTAAACTGATTCCAGCGCCATGGATGCTTACGGATATCATAGTTGTTGTTCCGGTCGGCAGTGGCATATTTAGGCCACCAATAGTATTCGGTATGCCAGTCAGGCTTAGAGAAATACGCCCCAATCATGAAATTCTGCTTTCGGAAAGCTTCAAACACATACTTTGCCACATTGGCTTTCGGATTACCAGCAAAAGGACCATTCGTAATTTTAAAGTCACTTTGTTTAGTATCAAACATACTGAATCCGTCGTGGTGTTTGGTGGTGAATACCACATACTTCATCCCTGCTGATTTAGCTGCCGTAGCCCATTGATCCGGATTAAATTTTACAGGATTAAACTTGGCGCTCTGTCCCCAGTACCATTTCTTATAGTCATCATAGGAGATAGTGCTATCACGTTCGATCCAGTCCTCCGAACACAGTTCCCAAGATTCAATAATACCTGGAACTGCATACAATCCCCAGTGGATAATCATACCAAATTTCTGATCCTGCCATTGATCCAACTTTTGCTTTACCTGAGGATCGTTAGGCCACTCGTACACAGAAGATTGCTGGTGGATATTACCTTGTGCATTTACCTGAATAGCAGGTACACCCAGCAAGGCCATCCACAGAAATAATCGTAGTTTCTTCATAGAATAAAAGAGTAAGTAGATTATAGAAGTGTTGGTTAAACAAAAAAGCGATTTATACTGGCTTTAAAAGTAGTATAAACCGCTTCAGAATATATTATTGATTGATAATCTCGCCGTTTTTCAGTGACCAGTCATTTCCGAAAAATCCAGCCATCTTTACTCCTTTGATACCCTCTTTCAGCATATCTGTTGTAAAGATCATAAAGTCAGGAAAACCACTTCCACCACTGAAGTACTGATTCGCTTCACTAGCCCGCATTCCGGCTAATCCGGTTCCACCAATCACCGCGACAGAAGCAACCGGACTATCCGGTCTTGGCCAGGAGAAATATGCCCCGATATCTGTTCCTTTTTGTTCTTTATCACCCAGTTTTGCGACTCCATTGGATAGCTGAATCGGACAGTCAGACAGCAGCGGCTTCCATGCTTTGTTGGTAGAGGCATTGCCATAAATAATCACCCCTCTGTCTTTGTATTTCTTCAGGTCAAATTCTTTATCTGCAATCACATCTACCGCGCCATTTCCTCTGTAATACCAGGTTTCAGCATCATAACGAGCTTTATTGTATGCCCACTCATTTTCCTGAGCAGTACCTCCGGTTGCATACACAAATACCATCTGGTTATTAAATGGCTCTTTGAACGTTCCATTTCTGTGAGGTCCTTTCTGTATAGTTTTGATAGCCTCTGCCTTTGTCCATGATGCACCTTTAGACAGATACAGTTGCTCGTTGCTTTGTTTTACAATGTGGTGTATAACGGGCAGGCTATCCAGCGTAATGTGTACAGTATCTCCTTGTTTAAAATCAGCCATATCTAGTTTCAGTAAAGCGATGTTTTCTGTAACACCTGAAATTTTATGACTGGCTTTGTTGCGTTGTAACTGAATACGGCTATATTTCAATGCCTGGTTTTGCTGTACAATCGTTGCCCAACGCATCGTAGCTGAGATCGCAGGATTAGCTGTAGTAAAGTCAATTACATTGGCTGCGCTGTCTGCTGAAATTTTGTGCCACTTGAAGAAATCGAAAATAGGCTTCCAGTCCACACTTTCGTTACCATACCAGTGAGAGCCACCCGGATATTCGTAGTAGCTGTAATCTGCATGGAAAGTTCCTAACAATTTGCGCATTTGACGTGCATAGTCTACAGATACAACCGGATCGGCATCACCATGTAAAATATATATACCCAGTGCTTTGTAGTTAGAAGCCAGCGAAATTACATTACTTGGATTGCTGGCACGCAACAGCAGATTTTCCATTGGTGTAGCCCCTGCCTCTGGAATCTTTCCATCATGTGATCCGTAGGCCGATAATACCGGATAGCCTGCACAAGGGGCAATAGCAGCCCAGTTACCAGGGAAAGTCGCTCCCAAATACCAGGTTCCGTGTCCTCCCATTGAGTGACCTGTCAGATAAATATGCTCCGGATCAGGTTTAAACTCCTGTTTTGCCATTCCAAATACTTCCAGTGCATCCAGACGACCCCAGTCTTCCCAGTTAAATCCTCTCGGACGTCTGTTGGTAGGTGCAACTAGCACACCCCAGTTCTTAGGCTCATAGGCTCTTGCCTGACCAATAGCCTCTACCCCTGCTCCGTGTACTGACAGGAATAAAGCAGGCGTTTTACCATCTGGCTGTGCCTGTGGAGCTACAGCGTAGTACTGGATACTCCCATCAATCTTACTGGTGAAGGTCTGTATGTATTGTTCTCCAGCACCTGTAGCGGTAATTTTTATTTCTTTCTCATCCCACACTTTTCCTTTTGCCTGCAAACTTACTTTCACAGGGTATTCTCCCTTTTGCTTAATGCCAGTTGCATTTATTCTGAAACCCACCTTTCGTGTAGTTAATGCATGTACTACAGGCAGTGTAGTGGTATAGTCTTTTCCTTGTAGGGAAGTTTTAATTTGTATATCTTTTAATGGCTGAGCAGTAGTATTAACAACCACCATAGCACCCCATAGCTGATCATTTATTTTGCCATGAACAATATGAGGCAATGTCATATCTTCTGTGCTCAATGCAACGGCCTTATCCGGAAAAGTCAACTTGGCTGTTATGCCCTGATAACGAGAAAAAGAAGCAGTCCGAACCAGTATTTCGTTCAGGCCTTTCTTCAATACCACAGGTATGTACATCCATCCGGAAGCATAGGCATCACCTCCATGAGGAGCACCATTAAAATACAGCATGCTATGTCCGCTTACATTCAGTATCGCTGTCTTTGCTTCATTGGCAATATAGGTCAGATATAGATAGCCATCCTGTGCCAGTCCTGCTTTGAACTTACTTTCCTGGTCTGTTTTGATAGCTTGCCAGGTAACAGGCTTTCCA
Encoded proteins:
- a CDS encoding alpha-L-fucosidase, which codes for MKKLRLFLWMALLGVPAIQVNAQGNIHQQSSVYEWPNDPQVKQKLDQWQDQKFGMIIHWGLYAVPGIIESWELCSEDWIERDSTISYDDYKKWYWGQSAKFNPVKFNPDQWATAAKSAGMKYVVFTTKHHDGFSMFDTKQSDFKITNGPFAGNPKANVAKYVFEAFRKQNFMIGAYFSKPDWHTEYYWWPKYATADRNNNYDIRKHPWRWNQFKQYTYNQISELMHDYGKMDILWLDGGWVRPLETVNDEVRAWGASIPAWSQDIDMPRIASMARQAQPGLLIVDRTVHGPYENYQTPEQRIPDHKLNNPWESCMTLGNAWGYVPNDQLKSATKVVHSLIEIVAKGGSLLLGVGPQPDGTLTEEAVQRLAEIGKWLDKNGQAIYNTRTTDTFKDGDVYFTKAKTGNILYALAQLPEGKEVPAFIEWTGNAPKKGSAMTLLASGAKVKWERSGNKVKVWLPEAFRKQNKTYAALGIAFTPEG
- a CDS encoding prolyl oligopeptidase family serine peptidase, with amino-acid sequence MHKLSFVWSFMIIRLLLSGTYVSAQQTYTFSEGLIAGPCHHYGREALYTDQLTYLLFRNELKTPAAGQTVLTDKDGKPVTWQAIKTDQESKFKAGLAQDGYLYLTYIANEAKTAILNVSGHSMLYFNGAPHGGDAYASGWMYIPVVLKKGLNEILVRTASFSRYQGITAKLTFPDKAVALSTEDMTLPHIVHGKINDQLWGAMVVVNTTAQPLKDIQIKTSLQGKDYTTTLPVVHALTTRKVGFRINATGIKQKGEYPVKVSLQAKGKVWDEKEIKITATGAGEQYIQTFTSKIDGSIQYYAVAPQAQPDGKTPALFLSVHGAGVEAIGQARAYEPKNWGVLVAPTNRRPRGFNWEDWGRLDALEVFGMAKQEFKPDPEHIYLTGHSMGGHGTWYLGATFPGNWAAIAPCAGYPVLSAYGSHDGKIPEAGATPMENLLLRASNPSNVISLASNYKALGIYILHGDADPVVSVDYARQMRKLLGTFHADYSYYEYPGGSHWYGNESVDWKPIFDFFKWHKISADSAANVIDFTTANPAISATMRWATIVQQNQALKYSRIQLQRNKASHKISGVTENIALLKLDMADFKQGDTVHITLDSLPVIHHIVKQSNEQLYLSKGASWTKAEAIKTIQKGPHRNGTFKEPFNNQMVFVYATGGTAQENEWAYNKARYDAETWYYRGNGAVDVIADKEFDLKKYKDRGVIIYGNASTNKAWKPLLSDCPIQLSNGVAKLGDKEQKGTDIGAYFSWPRPDSPVASVAVIGGTGLAGMRASEANQYFSGGSGFPDFMIFTTDMLKEGIKGVKMAGFFGNDWSLKNGEIINQ